In Phragmites australis chromosome 16, lpPhrAust1.1, whole genome shotgun sequence, one DNA window encodes the following:
- the LOC133895492 gene encoding transmembrane 9 superfamily member 2-like isoform X2 produces the protein MALITSIRRGIMFRSTRTKSGPSTIQEHPKDKKEALGEVLNGDRLVDAPYELNFKDDKNSKILCKKTLSKEQVAKLRDAVAKDYYFQMYYDDLPLWGFLGKLDKDREQGDAKYLLFKHIHFDIMYNNNRVIEINVQTDPNVAVDITEDKEVPVEFSYSVTWKKTDIPFEKRMEKYSKSSSMPQHLEIHWFSIINSCVTVLLLTGFLATILMRVLKNDFIKYSHEDESLEDQEETGWKYIHGDVFRFPQQKSLFAAIIGSGTQLLALAIFIFFLAIVGVFYPYNRGALFTALVVIYALTSGIAGYTATSFYLQLEGTNWVRNLILTGCLFCGPLFMTFCFLNTVAIAYSATAALPFGTIIVIILIWALVTSPLLVLGGIAGKNSNTEFQAPCRTTKYPREIPQLPWYRSTIPQMAMAGFLPFSAIYIELYYIFASIWGHKIYTIYSILFIVFIILIIVTAFVTVALTYFQLAVEDHEWWWRSVLCGGSTGIFVFFYCIYYYHARSDMSGFMQTSFFFGYMTCVCYGFFLMLGTVGFRASLLFVRHIYRSIKCE, from the exons AACATCCAAAGGACAAAAAGGAAGCTCTTGGGGAGGTTCTAAATGGTGATCGGTTGGTTGATGCACCATACGAGTTGAACTTCAAGGATGACAAGAACTCCAAGattctctgcaagaaaacaTTGTCAAAGGAGCAAGTTGCTAAGCTCCGGGATGCAGTTGCCAAGGATTACTACTTCCAGATGTACTATGATGACTTGCCATTATGGGGATTCCTTGGTAAATTGGACAAGGACAGGGAGCAAGGGGATGCAAAATACCTGTTGTTTAAGCACATCCACTTTGACATCATGTACAACAACAACCGTGTCATAGAAATCAATGTCCAAACGGATCCAAATGTGGCTGTGGATATCACAGAGGACAAGGAAGTACCGGTAGAGTTTTCTTATTCAGTGACATGGAAAAAGACGGATATTCCTTTTGAgaaaagaatggaaaaatactcCAAGTCTTCATCTATGCCGCAACATCTAGAGATCCATTGGTTTTCCATTATTAACTCATGTGTCACGGTACTCCTCCTGACTGGTTTCTTGGCTACAATCTTGATGCGTGTGCTCAAGAACGATTTCATCAA GTATTCTCATGAAGATGAGTCTCTTGAAGACCAAGAAGAGACTGGGTGGAAGTATATACATGGTGATGTCTTCCGTTTCCCACAGCAAAAGTCTCTTTTTGCAGCAATTATTGGATCTGGAACTCAGCTTCTTGCCCT TGCAattttcatcttcttccttgcgaTTGTTGGTGTTTTCTATCCGTACAACAGGGGAGCTCTTTTCACTGCCCTTGTTGTCATCTACGCTCTTACATCCGGTATTGCTGGGTACACAGCCACGTCCTTTTATCTGCAACTGGAGGGAACAAACTGG GTGAGGAATCTGATATTGACTGGCTGCTTGTTCTGTGGGCCTCTCTTCATGACATTCTGCTTTCTAAACACTGTTGCGATAGCGTACAGTGCTACTGCAGCTTTGCCTTTCGGTACTATCATTGTCATTATTCTCATCTGGGCACTTGTAACATCTCCTCTCCTTGTGTTGGGTGGTATAGCTGGGAAAAATAGTAACACAGAATTCCAAGCTCCCTGCCGCACAACCAAGTACCCAAGGGAAATCCCTCAGCTGCCATGGTACCGAAGCACAATTCCCCAGATGGCAATGGCAGGGTTCCTCCCTTTCAGTGCTATTTACATCGAGCTGTACTACATATTTGCCAGCATCTGGGGGCATAAGATATACACCATCTACAGCATCCTGTTCATTGTGTTCATTATCCTCATCATCGTCACAGCGTTTGTCACAGTGGCACTCACATACTTCCAGCTTGCTGTTGAGGATCATGAATGGTGGTGGAG ATCTGTCCTGTGTGGAGGCTCCACTGGTATCTTCGTCTTCTTCTACTGCATCTACTACTACCACGCCCGCTCCGACATGTCAGGCTTCATGCAAACGTCCTTCTTCTTCGGCTACATGACCTGCGTCTGCTACGGCTTCTTCCTCATGCTGGGCACTGTCGGCTTCCGTGCATCGCTATTGTTTGTGCGGCACATTTACCGGTCCATCAAGTGCGAGTAA
- the LOC133895492 gene encoding transmembrane 9 superfamily member 2-like isoform X1 produces the protein MARVGTGVVLAVVVLACALGARADGSDHKYKEGDHVPLYANKVGPFHNPSETYRYYDLPFCAPEHPKDKKEALGEVLNGDRLVDAPYELNFKDDKNSKILCKKTLSKEQVAKLRDAVAKDYYFQMYYDDLPLWGFLGKLDKDREQGDAKYLLFKHIHFDIMYNNNRVIEINVQTDPNVAVDITEDKEVPVEFSYSVTWKKTDIPFEKRMEKYSKSSSMPQHLEIHWFSIINSCVTVLLLTGFLATILMRVLKNDFIKYSHEDESLEDQEETGWKYIHGDVFRFPQQKSLFAAIIGSGTQLLALAIFIFFLAIVGVFYPYNRGALFTALVVIYALTSGIAGYTATSFYLQLEGTNWVRNLILTGCLFCGPLFMTFCFLNTVAIAYSATAALPFGTIIVIILIWALVTSPLLVLGGIAGKNSNTEFQAPCRTTKYPREIPQLPWYRSTIPQMAMAGFLPFSAIYIELYYIFASIWGHKIYTIYSILFIVFIILIIVTAFVTVALTYFQLAVEDHEWWWRSVLCGGSTGIFVFFYCIYYYHARSDMSGFMQTSFFFGYMTCVCYGFFLMLGTVGFRASLLFVRHIYRSIKCE, from the exons TGAGACTTATCGGTACTATGATCTGCCCTTTTGTGCACCAG AACATCCAAAGGACAAAAAGGAAGCTCTTGGGGAGGTTCTAAATGGTGATCGGTTGGTTGATGCACCATACGAGTTGAACTTCAAGGATGACAAGAACTCCAAGattctctgcaagaaaacaTTGTCAAAGGAGCAAGTTGCTAAGCTCCGGGATGCAGTTGCCAAGGATTACTACTTCCAGATGTACTATGATGACTTGCCATTATGGGGATTCCTTGGTAAATTGGACAAGGACAGGGAGCAAGGGGATGCAAAATACCTGTTGTTTAAGCACATCCACTTTGACATCATGTACAACAACAACCGTGTCATAGAAATCAATGTCCAAACGGATCCAAATGTGGCTGTGGATATCACAGAGGACAAGGAAGTACCGGTAGAGTTTTCTTATTCAGTGACATGGAAAAAGACGGATATTCCTTTTGAgaaaagaatggaaaaatactcCAAGTCTTCATCTATGCCGCAACATCTAGAGATCCATTGGTTTTCCATTATTAACTCATGTGTCACGGTACTCCTCCTGACTGGTTTCTTGGCTACAATCTTGATGCGTGTGCTCAAGAACGATTTCATCAA GTATTCTCATGAAGATGAGTCTCTTGAAGACCAAGAAGAGACTGGGTGGAAGTATATACATGGTGATGTCTTCCGTTTCCCACAGCAAAAGTCTCTTTTTGCAGCAATTATTGGATCTGGAACTCAGCTTCTTGCCCT TGCAattttcatcttcttccttgcgaTTGTTGGTGTTTTCTATCCGTACAACAGGGGAGCTCTTTTCACTGCCCTTGTTGTCATCTACGCTCTTACATCCGGTATTGCTGGGTACACAGCCACGTCCTTTTATCTGCAACTGGAGGGAACAAACTGG GTGAGGAATCTGATATTGACTGGCTGCTTGTTCTGTGGGCCTCTCTTCATGACATTCTGCTTTCTAAACACTGTTGCGATAGCGTACAGTGCTACTGCAGCTTTGCCTTTCGGTACTATCATTGTCATTATTCTCATCTGGGCACTTGTAACATCTCCTCTCCTTGTGTTGGGTGGTATAGCTGGGAAAAATAGTAACACAGAATTCCAAGCTCCCTGCCGCACAACCAAGTACCCAAGGGAAATCCCTCAGCTGCCATGGTACCGAAGCACAATTCCCCAGATGGCAATGGCAGGGTTCCTCCCTTTCAGTGCTATTTACATCGAGCTGTACTACATATTTGCCAGCATCTGGGGGCATAAGATATACACCATCTACAGCATCCTGTTCATTGTGTTCATTATCCTCATCATCGTCACAGCGTTTGTCACAGTGGCACTCACATACTTCCAGCTTGCTGTTGAGGATCATGAATGGTGGTGGAG ATCTGTCCTGTGTGGAGGCTCCACTGGTATCTTCGTCTTCTTCTACTGCATCTACTACTACCACGCCCGCTCCGACATGTCAGGCTTCATGCAAACGTCCTTCTTCTTCGGCTACATGACCTGCGTCTGCTACGGCTTCTTCCTCATGCTGGGCACTGTCGGCTTCCGTGCATCGCTATTGTTTGTGCGGCACATTTACCGGTCCATCAAGTGCGAGTAA